The genomic stretch AGTAAAATATCGGAGGTGCCTTAACAGAGGAAACGAGAGAATATTATTTCCGATTTATTTTCGCTTTACGAGCGGACAATTCATTCCCCCACATCGCGTCGTCTCAGCGATTTTTCGAGACAACTCGAGCTGTGTTTTTGAGTGGGAAAATTATGTCTGTAACCGCGGTGTGGAATTCTTGTTTCATGTAGCTGTCGTGTCGCGGCCGATGAATCAACTTGCcactttaaaaaattcaacgtccGAACGTAAATATTAAGGATGATAAAATTGCCCAAGTCACTAATCTAATCTGGAGCTTTAAGCTTTTCACGCCGCTTTCCCTCACTTCGTAGACATTTTCCCTCCGCCCGACGCGATCTTCCTGCATTGCTCTTGCTTTACTTACGACGATGCTGCGAGACTTGAGTGTCACAGAAATAGAACCAGAAATAGAGCCCCGCCTGCTGCAGACTTATGGCTGCGGTCTCGTATCGGTCTCAGACTCGCGGTCCTCCTACGTTCGGACTAGCTGGCTCCAACGCATACCAAAAACGTCCTAGGAATACGAGAATCACTGACTCAAACTCCTCTTTTTGGCTCAAGTCGATCCAGTTCATTGGAAGGTTTAACAACGAGTCTAGGCGGCAGTTTCTTCAACGAAAGAACATAACGCCATTTGGTCATCGTTTTTATGTATTTCCcaatttttcagaatcaaatcgaaaatttatattgaCTGTAGTAATTAAGGATTCAAACTTTCATTAGCATCCAATATatcttgtttttattattacacattgCACGATTTCCTTGAAATTCCAATTATAAGATGTACCAGAAGTATACAGCTTAGTGAAAGAATTATCAAAGTGAGAAACTATATCACAatccaaaaaagaaaactgaatTCCTATGATACGTCTGcgtgttaattaaaaaaaaaaaagaaaaaaggaaaacaatcAATGTTTATACAGACAAAGTACTAGTTTAGATACCATACGGCACGAAACACGTCTTGCTTCAAAGGATCAGGACGATCAGTTGTAAAATTCGTAGTTAAAACTCTCTAGGCGTCAATTCAGGggtttgaaatattattacagaTGATATTTGTGATCTTTGAAAATAGGTAGTATAGACGTGTAACTAATCGTCACAACGCCTAGAGAGCTCtgcagaatttattttcaaacgaaaataATCACGCGGTGCCGACGGTTTACAATTCCGTCTTTGTAAATTGGACGTCCGCTCGTTTGGGTTCTGATCTATTTTGCTTGAACTTTGATATTTCAAGAAAGTTTGATTAAGACGTGCGAATCAAGGTGACTTGGAAACTCGCAGATTTGATCCTTCCTTCAAcgagattatttttcatcaaacaacaataaaatttccaaaaatccGTAGCTCTGTGGTGTCAGTTTCCGAATTGCTTGAGCacagataaatattttcccgCGTTTTTAGAAAACGGGGTCAAAACTCTCTCGTCGTCCGGAAATCGGTTGCTCGGTTATTACACTGCAGAGTGATGAATAACTTGAACTGAAAGAGTAGCAGACTAATCTGAATCTGCAGACTGTATACTAATGCTGGTTGTGAAATATTGACCACTGACTATCTGCAGTTCAGATATTCTTGCAGATAACCAGGCGGTCGAGATTATGGATCGTGGCCAAACTTTACTCGATTATATCTGCTGCAGAATGGCAAATGTTTTCAGACTTACTGTGTATAATAATCGCGCATATGTAATGCACCTGCTAGTCAGTAAAGCTTGTATTGTCGACGTTCGAATTTATGCAGATCCAAAATCAGTTGGATAAAATAGACTCAACCTTATCGTAGTATTCGGAGAATATTTCAGATTCAAAATGTATTTGAGAAATCGggaattccaattttttcacaagtcTTTGACTGATTGCATAAGCGCGTTGTTGAACTATTCGAATATACTTGGTGCATATTTCAGTGATTTTGATCCATGCCGTTGTATGTTCTCCATGATTCCAGGTAAACCTTGGGGATGAGTTTGACATACTACAGATCGTCGGTGAGGGTTGGTTCGGAAAGATTCTTCTGACTGAGCATCGAAGTACGCAGACTGAAATGGTGCTAAAAGCACTGCCCAAACCGTACACAAGCATATCGGATTTTTACAGAGAGTTTCACTATGGCCTTCATCTTTCGGCTCACAGAAACATCATTACAACTTACGACGTGGCCTTCGAAACGGCGGggtttttcgttttcagtcAGGAATACGCGCCATTGGGTacctgaaataattaaaacacTTTTTCCAAGCCACGAATCTGGCAACctcaatacatttttttcctcctagGTGACCTCACATCCAACGTGACGGAAACTGGACTAGGTGAGCTTCACGCGAAGAGGGTGGCGAGGCAACTGGCTGCTGCTATTCACCACATCCACAGTAGAGAACTCGTGCACAGGGACGTCAAGCTGGACAACATCCTTGTGTTCAAAAGTGACTTCTCGCGAATAAAGCTCTGCGATTTTGGTGAGACTCGTAGAGTGAGCACTGTGGTTAGACGGCACAATGAGTGGCTTCCTTACTCACCCCCGGAAGTACTTCAGATCGACACTGACGATGCCTACAAGTGAGCAGTATAATACAGTTTTCAATGTGCATTGGATAGTTATTGGTAACCCAGAATTGGAAGTGATACTGCGAAATGAGCAcaaagaatattttctttttcttttctttcaggGCTCTAACGGCCCATGATGTCTGGCAGTTTGGAATAGTGATATTCGTATGCCTCACCGGCTGTCTGCCATGGCAGAAAGCAGCTACTGATGATCCGAGGTATGCAAGGTACCTCAATTGGCACTCGGCTACCCTGAACATCGCTAAGAAGCCAAAACTGTTTCAGTTAATCAGCTCGAGAGCGCAGAGGCGAGTATTTGAATGGCCCATATTCACTTTCAAGTACATTATGCCTGATACTGAAACGCTTGACAGTAATTGTCACGTTATTTTTCAGAATGTTCAAAAGACTGTTAGATCCTAAGCAAGAAAAACGTCCAGCTAGTGTAtttgaagtaaataaatacCTTGACGACAGATGGCTAGCGAAACTCGGCGCAGAGAAGGCGTTGAATGGTAAGTGTAACATTTTTTGGCCTATATTCCGTAAGGTTAATTAGGCCGCATGAGCTGAAAATCCTTGCAGTCCAGTACACACTTAATACGATGTACGTGGAATTCACTCAAAGACGTGCAAGATTTTTGAAGTTCGTTTTAACCGTGAAACGTCACTGGAAATAGCTTGCAGTTTCTctgaatttatgaaattacGTCAAGTTCTCGAGTCGTAAAGTCAAACGAAAAGTTCGTTGTAGAATGATATGTAGAACTATGAATACTGAGTTTTGTGATCACTGAGAACAGTAAGTCaataaaaaacattgtttGTGAAAACTCGTGACAACATGCATTCATTATACAAGGAAGACTATCGACTACTTGACGGAAGTATTCCTTTGATTGATTGTGATAAATGATACAGTAAACGCATTCATGATTCGTTGTATAAGAGTCTGGTACGAAATAAGTTTACCTCTATGTGTTGGATTACCACAGTATTGATTATGAAACGGTTCGTTGAAAGTTATAATTCCACTTCGGCAGGCGGAGCGGACGAAAGAGACGAGTTGTGTCCGTCAATGTACAGTTTCCACAGTTCGctagaagagaaaaatcagTTGTTATTCACCCTGACGCAGTACGGCATTGAGACGACGGTGGACAGATCTCGAAAAAAGGACCGTATTCGGGAATGGATCGAGTCAAGTGCAATAATGGAGGAGAACGAGGAAGAATCTGAGGGTGAGGACGCATCGGATACAGAGGAATTGAACATGCGAGGAAAGCACTTTCCGGAAAGACGAGAGAGCGCCAGAAGCCCGGAACCAGTCCAGCCGAAGGCGAAGCGTTCCAATAGCAAGAGGAACAGCGTGCAGCAGACTAAGCTTCAGGGCTACGCAACACCAAAGCCGATAGAGAGAAAGAATCCATTCGCTCCAAAAGTGGCGAAGGAACGCCAAGCGATAGCAAAAAGCGCAAGCTTTCCAAACGGGGATCCAAGCCTGGCGGTGAAGCTTTCAGGTTCGGACAACTTCGCCCTTCCGGAAGTGACTGACCTCCACAAACCTCCGGCAGAGATCTATTCGAGCTCTGGTATATTTGACCATTATAACGGTAAAATTGGCCACCAAAACCCGATCAATAGTCCCCAAAATGGCGCTGAGAACTCGCGGCAAAGTCCAGCCAAGGTCGTCTCGGCACAGCGGAACAGAACGGCGGCCGGTGAGTCGACCAACGATAACAGATCGTCGCCGGTCGATTCGAAAATCGGCGGAAGATCGGGGAACAATAGCGTCAATGGCAGTCCAAGCAGCTCAACTAACGTCTCGCGTGCCAGTCCAACAGCCTCCGGCGTTTCTCAGACCGTTGTAAATCCCACGAGCATCGCGATGTCGCCCGAAAATGGGGGTCAGACTCTGGAAGCGGAGGGCGCCCCGCTCGAATCAGCTTCGTACAGGTCCCGGAGTCCGCAAGCCCCGGCACGCAAGCACCGCTCTCAAACGGCAACGCTTCCGGTGCTGCAGCCGACCGCCGCAAGTCCAAAATCCGTTCAACCTAGGCGGAGCCAAACTACCGTACTTCCAGCAATACCCAGCGTTGCTCCTCTTCAGCCCGTGAATCCTTTGACAATGTCGATCGCCTCCCAGCTGGTAATGCAGAGCTTCAACTCTCTCCAGGCGATGAACATCGCTTTGCCGGTCATACAGCCCGAGGATCCTCAGTCGGTAACGTCGGACGGTAGGGCCGAGCGGCAGACGGTTGAACAGACCACCAGAACCTACGGCAAAGACGTTTATGAGCACTATGGTATCGCTCAGGGTGTTGTGATGAAGGTTATCTCCGACGCACCCAGACACAGAGGGTCTACTGGCAGCGGGAGTAGATCCGTTAGTAATTAATACCAGCTACGTTGTCCTGGCGGCGAGCCAGGATTTTCGAAATCGGAAATCGGCCATCGGTTTATCTGGAAAATAAGTGTTTCTGCGCAATACTCCCACGGAATGGATATGTTCTCTTCACTGTGATTATTTGACAGTATTTGGAGATAACGGAATTGACTCATTCTTGAATTAGCTTTTGACAAACTACTTAAACTGTTTTTTCAGAACAACAGAAACTGTAGAATAAATTTCCAGTACGTTGAAAATTGAGATAGATATGCAGGCATTTTGTACGTAAACAGATGGTACTTAACAGTTCTGTGTCCATTTGACGCGAATCTTTGCAAACGATTAAAGATCGTTGCATCTCAGCATCGAGGAACGATCTTTACGTAGATGGTATTACGATATAGAAACGAAAGCTTCAATACTCCAGATCAGTAAATTAGTATACAGTACCATTGTGCTACAAGGTAAAATACTCTACTCAGAAAATCCAGTTCTTTGAAGAAACCCTTATTCCAGATGAATCTACCATCTTAATATTGTCTTTGCGGATAATCACAAATGCATCGAGCAGAACGATAATATATATCGATATTATCGAAAACATTGTCACGAAATTTTTACTGTAATATACTCAATGTGCGATGAACATTATATTTCTAAAGGTAACGATCAGACTTATTTGATATTCGAATGAACAATTACTATTTATTACCATATGATTATGGAACGGAATGTACGGtagaattattatatttcgtgaagttaaatatttgtaataaaattcataaaatgaatttgtttCCATATCCATAATTATTCCCTTGTAAAAACATGAATCAGGACTCAGATCCTACCGTGCATCTTTCAGTAAGCTGTTTATTTCTAATAAAGCGAAATGCATCGTCACCACATTAATAACGAAGAGTTCTTCAGTGTCCGATGTCAAACTCGACCCGACAACTGAGGTCCTCTGGCGAGAGGCTGCAGCAGCACCGAGCAATCGGGCAATGGCGTAGGCGGTGATTTAgtgataaattcatttttattacatcgtGGGTGGCGGCATTTTCTATTGGCGGGTATCCAGCTCCTCCCACTTAGTAGCGATCATCCGATTCCCCGCGGTTATGCGCGGGTATACATACAGTTTATACACCGCGATGATATCATTCCTTGATTGAACCGGAATGGCATAATATGTACACAAAATAAACCATCCTCCGAATATCAATGAAAAGACCCCTCGTCGTAATTCACCCGGCGACATTGCCAAATGCACCTTTTTCGCAAGTCGCGACGACGAAGTTGAGGTAATTTGAACATCGTGAAAACTCTCTATAACCGCGACGTTCGGTGTTCAGGGGAAAAGTAACGTTTTCTGCAGGCATGACAGCCGAGAATGATACGCTGCGACGAGGCACTTGAGACTTCCCGATTCACAAATCATCGCGTGTAAACGCGGTGGTAGCCTAAGACGACTCCGCCTTGCAACGAGATGTAGATAGGCAATTTGACATTTAGTGCAGTTGATTAGCCTAGCCATCCGGGTATGGATGCAGGCGGATAGTTGACCGTTACGAATGCGGACTTGACTTACGGCTGACCGACTATCTTTGATGAACCGTCGTGCTTCAACCCGTGCGAACGACACACGTTGACGTCTTTCGAACACGTACAAGGTACCTTCGGGTTGTAGGTACGGACGTGAGAACTCTGGTGCATAATATCGGGTGCCTTGGTCGTTTGCTCCGCACAATCCACGCCACAAATCTCGCACACCGTTGCAGCAGAGTCGTATGAAaagtatttattataatatctcCGGGGAGTTCGCACGCTAACTTCAAGGAGAAGCATGGCCACATATTGTGATGCCTACTGCCTACCATACCTACGTGCGTGTCGATCATCCGTGGCGAATACCGCAGAATTTATTCTTTTCCAATCGTTGCGGCGGCGGCTCCGTCTCGCCGATATTCCTCTGGGTAGATTCTCGCGTCACTTCGTAGCTGCACAGTTCATTACCTTTCAGGTATATTACCTCCCTATAGGCGGAGAGGTGGGTATAGGTAGGTTCGTGTTTCTGTAACTAGGTATCCACGATTTTACACAATTATGATGTATCTCGGTGAAGCAGTGATGTTTCATATCGAAATTATTCCCCTGGTGGAACAATATTCCTGACTTACAGTGGTCGATAATCAGACGTTGATAGACTTCTCAAAGAGTTTTTCACATCTGTTAAGGAATATTCCGAATAAAGCTCAGTgactacaaaaaaaaaaaaactctgtaAAATATCGGATTATCTCTGAGAATATTCGGATTTCTTTCATGTAATTGCAACATTGTGAGTCGGAAACATTTTCACAGCAAGGTCTCAAAGCTGTATTACTTGTACGGCTGAGAATCACGCTTCGCTCAGCTCTGATGCATGTTCTTCTATCCACGTTCCCAATACCGAGAGACCTTTTTTCTACCCTCTTCCCACCACGCGCTTTTCGTTTCTGATATGAAGAAGACATTCGCACGTGTACTGACACTGATGCGCATTGTGAATGGTAAATGTAGCGAAAGTTCGTATCACCGTTTGAAATTCACGATCTGTAATGTTTGGGTCTTTTCTTCCAACCGGCATCCCATACCATGGGCTGTAAAATTTGGGTTGTATTAATCAACACCAACCTCAACGCGACAATTGTATTACAAGAAAGATGTAAAATCGATACAATTGAGACACCATTCATTAGTTTGTTCGTGTATTGATTGTTTGACGTTCATTCGAGGGAACGACTTTATATCTTAAACTGATGTTAAATCACCGCGGATTGAAAACTTACTTCAAGAGAACTTTAATATGCATTAAATCTGAATCAAACTACGGTTACATTCAACATCGAACTTTGATTAGTAGggaaaaaataagcaaaataGTTATACAGAGAGATTGAAGTGAAATTGACGGATGCATGTTTCATCATGAATGTTTTACCATCAAATGACGTAGATTTTTGCTGACGATGTTAGAAGTTAAATCGTCGAATGATATGGATAATATTTTGGAGTGAACTGTAGGTGATCTTCTTTacagtttcaaaattcacatatGCTCCACCCTGGAGCAGAGTTCTCGGATCAAAACCTCCGTGGTTAAATTAGTTTTCCAAGGTGATCAAGCACGCGTCGATTGCTCGAGTCTCGTGTTGACGTCGAAACGTCGAAATAATCGACGTCAAGGATCCGTCTGAAAAGTGTATTGCGCATCTACGCATCAATCCGCGGACCATCCGACGCAGTTTAGAGCCTTTCGTCCCGGCTGGGAGTGTCCTGAGTCTGAACCACTGGTTGAACCGTGTCGCAAAGCTCACGTCTACGACGCCGGCGTGCCTCGGAGCACAGAGAGAAGAGTGGGCCGCAGGGAAGGGAGAGGGGCCGTGGGGACCCGAGGCCCAAGGAGGGGGGTGACCGCGGGGCCCGGCATAGAGCGCGGTGGGGGGTGGGAGGCAACGGCATCTCCGAGTCTGAGGTGAGCGTGTGATAAGGACGAGCGGACAAACCGTGCCCACGGAAGGATGGACGGGCCCTGGACCGGCGAACGGAGCGGCTGAGGTAGGGGCTCAGTCTCGCGACCACGTGCTCCACGGACGCACGACGCCGTATTCACGTTCCCCGCGCTCACCCCGTTTCCGGAAAAACGATCGAGATCGTCGCCTCGCCAGGAGCAGTCCGACCTTTCGCAAGCTCTTTATCCAGGTGCCGAAGAAACTGAGTTCACAGTGACGTGCTGCACAACCACCGGCGGATAATCGTTGATTCAAAAGTGACCGAGTTCTGCTTTCCGATCGCACCCGCCAACGTACAAGTGTAAAGTGGAAGCCTTGATTCTTGGGTCTGGCCACGATGCGACTTTGCAAACCTGACCAGACGCCGGGAATCAGCTACGTTTAGCAGTGCGAACGTGTGCGGAGCGACGACCGAGGCGCCGATGGCGTTCTGCTGACTCCTATTACCTACTCGCGTTTAAACCCTGGGACAGAAGTTGCTCGGGAAGATGATCCGCTCGAGGGTTAATCGAGGAACACCGAGCCCCGGGGAATAGGGATACGAATGGACCTGGGGGACCTGCAGCCGGGGGTGGCGGGGGTCAGCGCAGTTCCAGGTAAAGCTGTTCACCCTGTCAGGTGGTGGACGCCATCGGCAACGCTCACTTCCTCCACGATAGCACCGGTTTCATCAGCCTCCGGAAACACTGACGTGGTAAGGAATCATCCAGAATATGTCAATTAGCGAAATGATCGGTACAGTAGCGCGTTAAAAACTGGCCCAAAACTCGTTGCTCGCTACGCTGAGGCTGGATTTTGGCAAAGTGTAGTTGCGATTAGTGTTCCACTTGAATGGATCCACTGTGCAGACTCCGGGTCAAAGCACCGGATCCTTAACATTATTACGACGAGTCACATAATGTCTACTTTGCGGGGTTGATCGCGCAAATGAATGAGCTATTCGTCGCAGGGCGGCTAGAACACGTCGATGAGTCTCGCGTGGTTGGGGGTATATGAGTTTTGCCCGGAGATGCGGACATGAGAGACCAGGACTGCATCAAAGAAACGGGAGATGACGAATAGGAATAAGATGCGGTGAGGATTAGAGTCtgttgccgctgctgctgttgccTCCGGGGTGACATTCAGCGTCATGTGTTGGACGTTTCAGGTTTTTGCCTTCAAGTCTTCCAACGCTTGCGACTTTGCCCTCCGCGTAGCTGCTTTTGTCGCCACTATGAGTTACTAGGTACGCTGAACGAATGGAGTCTCTTCATTTACGGCAGTGTTGTCTCTTCTCCAGGACTCAATCCATCATCACTCGGTGCACCATGCCGGCACCGATGTCTGGTCTGGTTCGATTTGGTATTAGACTTGTCATTTGGTACCGGAGGTTGGTGCAGAGGATCTTAGAAACGATTACTGACACTCGTTGAGTAGATTATTATAGGTACCGATTTGGAATAAACAGCTGACCAAAATACTTCTTCCTCGTTCTTAGAATCTTTTTATCATACATTATCTGGATTTTTTGTAGCTGCAAACGTTTGTAAACGGAAGCCCGGTACAGCGGCTGTGAGTGACAGCTCGGTGAATATTGCcgatgattaatttttcgtttcgtaatataattattgcgAGTGCCTTGGAGCGTGCGGTATTAGGTTACGTGGCTCATGAGAGCTGTGAGAAAAAGTTAACAGTAGGACGTatgggtatatatatatatatatacatgtatatgaaAGGAAATTATAATAGAAGGTAATTGATCAAAAGCTATAAACGTACATAAGTAGTTTCGCGTGTgagtaaaatgaataataattttctcactCGCTGTCAATCTGCATGTGTGTGGATGCATGTATTTACATGTACGTACTAATGTACCAAAGACCAAATGCTGATTAGCTCGATAGATCGATTGCTAATTAGTGAAGTCTCTGGCTGATGGTACCGAATCTCAATCCGGCGATAATTCAAGTTGCCGAGGGTACAGAATTCCGTTTATAACGTTCTCACGTCGCACGGAGCTTAGAGACCAACGAGACGTTCGGTGTATTGCAAAAGTACCCGTCTTATGACATTGCAAACGAGTAGTTTTAcatgtaattgaaaaatttccaataagCGTTATTACTCGGTAGATTCAAAACCTCCTTTTCAAAGGTCGTAAATATAAAGTCGAGTTGAGAATGAGCAAATATCGCGCAGAGAGGCTGTACTTTTAGTAAAAGAGGCTTGTGGTTGGTTATATGAGGTCGCTTTACTGCAGTGCATATCGCATTTATACACATTATACCGTCGTCGCGTCGTCGAGAATCGAAGGCTGCTGCAAGCGCGTTGCAATTTGCATGATGCACCTATATCCAAGTGACAGAATATAATTAACGTCTCTTATCGCCGGTCTCGCTTGACCCCCTTCgaaaaaagagggaaaagaaaaagaagaagcagaataagagagaaaaaaaaaaaaaaatgattgtaaagCTTTATTCGTCTCCGGTCGAAGGTCGGAAGGCCCAGGCATTCCACCATTGAGAAACAACACCCTGGGCACTCGGCCGGCCATTTGCATATATGcgtattgaatttatttaccgTATTTACAGTCGGCGCACAGTTCGACCGTGGAACTCGGTTTATACCATCTACCTACCCACCTATTATATATTGCACCTATATATATACTTCACTTCGAATATCGTATCGTCTCTTTACCGAGAAATCTTCAGCATGACACTCGTGTTATCCAGGCTTCTATGAATTCTCATTTGCAGATGAATCAGCTCTGCAGGGTCTGCGGAGAACCTGCCGCGGGGTTTCATTTCGGGGCGTTCACCTGCGAAGGTTGCAAGGTG from Neodiprion virginianus isolate iyNeoVirg1 chromosome 3, iyNeoVirg1.1, whole genome shotgun sequence encodes the following:
- the LOC124301032 gene encoding uncharacterized protein LOC124301032, whose amino-acid sequence is MSLMKKAIGGSIHRIREFELEKVNLGDEFDILQIVGEGWFGKILLTEHRSTQTEMVLKALPKPYTSISDFYREFHYGLHLSAHRNIITTYDVAFETAGFFVFSQEYAPLGDLTSNVTETGLGELHAKRVARQLAAAIHHIHSRELVHRDVKLDNILVFKSDFSRIKLCDFGETRRVSTVVRRHNEWLPYSPPEVLQIDTDDAYKALTAHDVWQFGIVIFVCLTGCLPWQKAATDDPRYARYLNWHSATLNIAKKPKLFQLISSRAQRMFKRLLDPKQEKRPASVFEVNKYLDDRWLAKLGAEKALNGGADERDELCPSMYSFHSSLEEKNQLLFTLTQYGIETTVDRSRKKDRIREWIESSAIMEENEEESEGEDASDTEELNMRGKHFPERRESARSPEPVQPKAKRSNSKRNSVQQTKLQGYATPKPIERKNPFAPKVAKERQAIAKSASFPNGDPSLAVKLSGSDNFALPEVTDLHKPPAEIYSSSGIFDHYNGKIGHQNPINSPQNGAENSRQSPAKVVSAQRNRTAAGESTNDNRSSPVDSKIGGRSGNNSVNGSPSSSTNVSRASPTASGVSQTVVNPTSIAMSPENGGQTLEAEGAPLESASYRSRSPQAPARKHRSQTATLPVLQPTAASPKSVQPRRSQTTVLPAIPSVAPLQPVNPLTMSIASQLVMQSFNSLQAMNIALPVIQPEDPQSVTSDGRAERQTVEQTTRTYGKDVYEHYGIAQGVVMKVISDAPRHRGSTGSGSRSVSNNNRNCRINFQNTEPRGIGIRMDLGDLQPGVAGVSAVPGKAVHPVRWWTPSATLTSSTIAPVSSASGNTDVMNQLCRVCGEPAAGFHFGAFTCEGCKSFFGRTYNNLSSISECKNGGICVINKKNRTACKACRLRKCLMVGMSKSGSRYGRRSNWFKIHCLLQEQSNQVQTRLKAPKLPYNEKSFSSQLDAANNNTSTNNNNNNNNNNNTTNNNCNNNNNHNHNNNNNNNNNNCSSSTVNSYINDQRLPKRDLCNEGPTAAAAAAAGPQDLLRHPDCAQVMRSQDLIRAEQARFPIWRGPPFFHPALTTHMQLLNSPFFPFQQRFMVPYVSHLSPPNLQPVTSILSSSSSESFSPRSTPSPKPSELYRTPPSNLSSAASRDKSIAFLRSLGPEQVAPIDLSMKSRAECTTVTDAAGTTDDEKSSESEEDGEEIAETETGPPLDLTRKT